CAGACTTTGGTAGTTGCTCTTTGCTATGTTCATCTGTGGCAGCATTTCGCTCCCGATCTGCAAAATACTATCTAATGAGAAAAGCGAATACAGGACAATTTCAATGCTTTATACCCATTCTTGCGCGTAAAGTTTCTTGCTTAATAATAATTTCGTTGGTGATGTACGCCTCTCGTCGAATTTGATCTCGCAGCTCTTGAGACATATTAGGAATACACCAACGAACTAATATTATAACACATGCTACCAcattctgttgaaaaaaaaaaacatataatagatctacacatacataataagagtaccggtaagtttcttcgttttttttcaaaaattaatgctttattctgcaaaaatggttacaaatttaatattcaaagtattgctcaTCGCTAGTCATAACTTTTTCCAATCTttttggcaattcacggatccattTGCGGAAATAGTCGGCCAGTtcgtcggctaaccacgaatcgatccaattttttgacttcaacaaaattggagaagtgctgatcAAGTAAGTAattggacggagcaatgtctgaagaatacggcggttgggataggacctccatttcagcgtttccaagtatgttttgatcggtttcgcgacatgcggccaaaGTAACACTTTCCGCAagaacactctcgttggtacgaaattcgacacattcgaagtggcaaaaaactatattgtttacacttcaactttttgacatatactgaaaaggacgcacaatgacagtagctttccaaggAACATCTGGAAATTTGactcactggaataataatcaagttacgtcatctgttgtaaaaccgaagaaacttaccgataCACCTAATAATTTTACCTCAAATATAACTACAAAAGCCAATCGTGCCGCCATGATGAGCCAGTACATGGGTGTCCTTTCATAAGGCCTATTTGACCATGGCGGCTCTCGAAAGTCCGGATAGCGACAGATCGTAACATTGTATTGTGATTGGAAGGGTTCACTTCCTTTCTGGAAATCAGTAGTGTTGAAATACGATAACGTGTAGTTGAGGTAACCATTTAAGGAACCATCCGATGAAACGGCGATACGATATATAATCTTTGGGATAAAATCCGATGTGAATGCTATTATAAACCCCTGGAAAAGATAACTTGAAGTTATGAAATAAGTACTCTATAGATATTGATTCTTACATTAGTTATAACACTCAATTTCCCTATACTATCTAAAATACGATACCAAATACCAATATCGCGAACTCGTTGCGAAACCGGTCGGCGATAATAAGTCAAAAGCTTTTTGGCATCAAGGCGCATTTCGAGAACATTGTTGAGTAAGGCAAAGAATGGAGCTAAAGGGAAGGCAGCAACAAAAATTGTTACAAATCCGTATtgtaaaactgaaaaaaaagaaaatcaaacaATGCTTACATTTGTGGTTAATGTTTTATACCCATTTCAAGATATTCTGGGAACAATCCTCGCGAACCCCACTCAACTAATTTCAGATCTTTCACAAAACGTTGGCCTTTACTTTTTAACGATTGATTACGTTCTTTCCCAATTCGTACTTTAAACGAGTTGAGCCATCTGTAGAAAACAGGGAGCGCCATTTCGAGAACAGTATTCACAGCCTGTTTGCCGATCATGATGATTCCAAGTTGAATACACAGCTCCATCAAACAACCTCCGAAACCACACTGACGAAGAAGGAAAATATTAcatatctcgcgtaacttttgaaaaggtcctatgtaacaaatgtaaacaaatcgagttaatggatacaCGCTATTAGTTtccaatcattgaatgtattacaaaaacaatcgttcacgtatctatcttcttgatctttttgtcgccgatacaaaaaatatccaatgtacagaatcgaattttaagcacccggctgttacttcggacgccactttcctccgacggccgaaacgtccgaagtaacaaagcagtcaaaacaactcgcagtcgtacttcggtcgttttggaatttgtttcttacgggtgttgttatcgatttcagtgcaattcaacgagtgataacaattataatcagtctttagaacgaaatgctgatatttggattgttgtttattagttagtttcaaattgtcaaatgtccaatgtgcaaacgcgggcagtcaaaacgtccaatgtaacatttttcgctccgaggcttcaaccttaatctcaaatcacggaacaatagttacgattggttttacgaagttattcttgacagctagtggtgaaaacagtgataaagattgatagcttttaagacaattcgcgaaataatgttcgggtcttcaactacgtttttctcgagtttttttttttttttttttttttttttttatctgtattatagtgattttcaactcatttggctggttcgtcactttttacttccatttttggaagaatgtcgggagtgagaattgaactcgtgaccttcagcgtgagaggcatggatgttaccactacgccagatcgcctccacttttctcgagttggcgaaaatgttacattggaccttttcaaaagttacgcgagatatgTTCATTATAACAAAAGACTTCCAATCACCTCTTCTtgtctaaaattgaaaaatctattGTAGTTTCCCGGATATCCAACAAATTTTCCTTTAAAAAATGCTATGTAGAATATAGAAGCGTAATAATTTACAAATTGAAGAAGATATATTTTTAATGTTAGAGAGTCATCGAATTCGGTTTGTGTCCTGAGTAATTCTTGTTCAGTTAACCATTCCGCGAGGTAGGTGTACATCCAGTTGAAAACAACGATGAGGCATAAGTTGATTGTGGCAGCGGTGGCAGTCGTGAAAAGAATGGCGACGGACGTAGTGACTTCATCTCCATAAACGCTGAGGGTAGCTAGCACTGACATCCTATAAAGAACGACGGCAAGTACGGCAACTATTGCAAGACACACCTTCAAGAAACATCGAAGTTGAGCATAAGGAAATATAAAGTATACATCTCAATGCACATGTCCTTACTAGTAGCAAAATAACCGAAAAACTTAGTATCGTCGCGGGTAGCTTCATTCGCCAAAAAGGTACAAGAGGTTCTTCGGTATTTGTCACAGCGTTGATCCTTTTCGTTCGAACGTGTGCTAATCGTGCTAGGTACTGGGGGCGTGGGTGTTCTTCATAGACATCGAATCCAGTAAGATCCCATCGGTGGGTTATTTCGGCGGAATAACGCTTCCATAGCTCGAGAAATAATGTGGCTGCGGACAGAAAGTATTGATTTTATGCAAACTTGAATCTTTTGATATCCTAGACTCAGAGATGAATTAAAATGAAGGTGCAATACCTTCATATATGCTAGTGCCATGACACAATTAATGCATTTAAAGGTTGAACACGAAAAATTCGAACACACAAAAATGCTGCATGAATCTATTTCATGAGTAAAAATTCTTATACAAAGATTTCCCCCTAATTGGACACACCGAGGCACCCCTCAGTGTCGCgttagaggcgattgtgacaTCAGGTCACATTTGCTGCATGTTAGTTAGTCACAACACAATTCACACGCTACACACGGCGCTCTCATGCAACAACCTATCCCGGTTGCGGGAGATGATCGCAAACGACGGAAAGACAGCCGAAAGCTGTGACGAAGAAATGTTGGTGGCGAGTGTGGTGTTTACCAACACACAAACCAGCCAAAGCGAAGCCACGCTAGGCCACACTAAGGAACGGGAGAAGTTGTTAGATCGTCAACCCGAACGGTCGAGTGCTCCGTCTCGTACGTAACGGAAATTTTTCTGTGCCCACGAGGTGAAATAATGGCGCCGCGTACAAGC
The Toxorhynchites rutilus septentrionalis strain SRP chromosome 2, ASM2978413v1, whole genome shotgun sequence genome window above contains:
- the LOC129768998 gene encoding anoctamin-1 isoform X3, yielding MENGILSTEAEKLYMFYNQDVNDSNVPSRAFNNIESRSTVNKLKTNGHSNDLQAMSLANLHIIEDEVGDMNTIRQDDGESSSTISNIQAAQNQAEPCFEQPSNDFNPHYNRQGDSVSVINSLYFLDGIRSVDFVLVWKNPSREELHLEDMKQKKRNIFEQNLLRDGLQLETETIEGEIHFIKIHAPLEVLRRYSEILKLRMPMKESLCLVKNFETQSKLASTAQFISQKIPGMAGFKVRTTSVLSRLKGIGGKIARRILVEEKYFPPRSQRFTAVYSRDKEYLFDHKQARFFTAAIRSRIVQFILDRKRFTDDSSSGYSFGIERMITEEIYIAAYPLHDGEINVPGSMRHLLYTKWAALFKWYRYQPLDYVKDYFGVKIGLYFAWLGYYTYMLLLASIVGIICFVYSWKTLKYNTPSEEICSVNNDIKMCPLCDHWCDYWELSETCLHARVTYLFDNPTTVLFAVFMSFWATLFLELWKRYSAEITHRWDLTGFDVYEEHPRPQYLARLAHVRTKRINAVTNTEEPLVPFWRMKLPATILSFSVILLLVCLAIVAVLAVVLYRMSVLATLSVYGDEVTTSVAILFTTATAATINLCLIVVFNWMYTYLAEWLTEQELLRTQTEFDDSLTLKIYLLQFVNYYASIFYIAFFKGKFVGYPGNYNRFFNFRQEECGFGGCLMELCIQLGIIMIGKQAVNTVLEMALPVFYRWLNSFKVRIGKERNQSLKSKGQRFVKDLKLVEWGSRGLFPEYLEMVLQYGFVTIFVAAFPLAPFFALLNNVLEMRLDAKKLLTYYRRPVSQRVRDIGIWYRILDSIGKLSVITNGFIIAFTSDFIPKIIYRIAVSSDGSLNGYLNYTLSYFNTTDFQKGSEPFQSQYNVTICRYPDFREPPWSNRPYERTPMYWLIMAARLAFVVIFENVVACVIILVRWCIPNMSQELRDQIRREAYITNEIIIKQETLRARMDRERNAATDEHSKEQLPKSENDTLVQLERIASGNFSGSQLDLFIHNEREAQILDRRKIL